A genomic region of Lodderomyces elongisporus chromosome 5, complete sequence contains the following coding sequences:
- the HOS3 gene encoding histone deacetylase produces MSRQRQHSNNPYDTDSEEESLIEAFETTLSIRPSTTDYEDDISIDHTVLPNTTINYTHDLSSIVDIEELEENEQISEQIPKFKTNRRYSLLPRLTAYKKTGSPGLEEYYNQQKLDPKFDEILKPNPLLDEKLIKYHHTFSDFIASNPHINTESPRFSLESEKTLIILSPYSPEHAFGRKWVTKTYLSTIFERPQRLLASCIGVASAITMYPFYYKLINSTKRSSIFSSHVRKIHGRNWPKKLFELCLESHDKLENDELEVPKDWNTGDIYLTPKTINAIEGVIGTIETAVDQLFKQSTTSSAASASASASGLATATATSTSTAMAAEPLSSKSTTSTTAANNNNNIGLNGGSSKKKPNHNLAFVVIRPPGHHSHACLPSGFCLLNNVQIGIEYAFETYGVTHCAILDIDLHHGDGSQDICWERGGFTGDYGQQDEDEIVDPSLNPRDDYGKRFATYPKVGYFSLHDIKSYPTELGFATKENIKNASTCIMDHDLNIWNVHLQSWASEDEFYKHYSTKYVAILNRANQFLNNSKKQYEEEYQEYLVQLAKYNKMLTKPKHLLSNNDLKLQKPTPPPPYKPLIIISAGFDASEYENPQMQRHGINVPTSFYANFTRDVVKLAKLQTGGKVISFLEGGYSDGALSTGIFSHLIGLNNDDDLAWNHSWGSEQVVKELCKGCKKNWTPYKHPKTDITIWANEVIKLGRSMMPNAILPANYIYRDASKDNGGTGGVGGDTKPVNRMVKGLMDARGSMGIIESPKLKREKQETGFGGSGGGVDGGSSVAGNVRHTRSYYKRVGG; encoded by the coding sequence ATGTCACGACAGAGACAACATAGCAATAATCCCTATGACACTGACAGCGAGGAGGAATCCTTGATTGAAGCATTTGAAACCACACTCAGCATCAGACCCAGTACCACGGATTATGAAGACGATATCTCCATTGACCATACAGTATTACCTAATACTACGATCAACTATACACACGACCTTTCCAGCATCGTAGATATCGAAGAACTCGAAGAGAATGAGCAGATCTCGGAGCAGATtccaaaattcaaaacTAATAGACGATATAGTCTCTTACCTCGATTGACAGCATACAAAAAGACTGGATCTCCTGGCCTTGAGGAGTATtacaatcaacaaaaacttGACCCCAAGTTTGATGAAATTTTAAAACCCAACCCGCTATTGGATGAAAAGTTGATCAAATACCATCATACTTTTAGTGACTTTATTGCATCAAATCCACACATCAATACAGAATCGCCACGATTTAGCTTGGAATCGGAGAAAACGTTGATCATATTATCGCCATACTCACCTGAACATGCATTTGGCAGGAAATGGGTTACCAAGACGTATTTGTCCACAATTTTCGAGCGTCCTCAACGATTATTAGCAAGTTGTATTGGTGTTGCTTCAGCAATCACAATGTACCCTTTCTATTACAAACTTATCAACTCGACTAAACGgtcatcaattttttcttcacaTGTTAGGAAAATTCATGGACGCAACTGGCCCAAGAAACTTTTTGAATTGTGTTTGGAAAGCCATGACAAATTGGAAAACGACGAGTTGGAAGTGCCCAAGGATTGGAACACTGGTGACATTTACTTAACTCCAAAGACAATAAACGCAATTGAAGGTGTTATTGGAACGATCGAAACTGCAGTAGATCAACTATTTAAGCAATCTACAACGTCGTCAGCGGCATCAGCATCGGCATCGGCATCGGGATTGGCAACGGCAACggcaacatcaacatcaacagcaaTGGCGGCAGAACCCTTGTCTTCTAAAAGCACCACCTCCACCACCGCcgccaacaacaacaataatataGGTTTGAATGGAGGatcaagcaaaaagaaacccAACCACAATTTGGCATTTGTTGTGATTCGTCCACCGGGACACCATAGCCACGCCTGTTTACCTAGTGgattttgtcttttgaaCAATGTCCAAATTGGGATAGAATATGCATTTGAAACGTATGGTGTGACTCACTGTGCAATATTGGATATTGATCTACACCACGGTGATGGATCACAGGATATATGTTGGGAAAGAGGTGGGTTCACAGGTGATTATGGGCAACAAGATGAGGATGAGATTGTGGACCCTAGTCTAAACCCACGAGACGATTATGGCAAGAGGTTTGCAACGTATCCAAAAGTTGGCTATTTCTCATTGCATGATATCAAGTCCTACCCTACGGAGCTTGGTTTCGCAACCAAGGAGAACATCAAAAATGCATCAACTTGTATAATGGATCATGACTTGAATATCTGGAATGTCCACTTACAGTCATGGGCCAGTGAAGATGAGTTTTACAAGCATTATCTGACGAAATACGTTGCCATTCTTAATAGGGCAAACCAGTTCTTGAATAACtcaaagaaacaatatgAAGAAGAGTACCAGGAATACCTCGTGCAACTTGCCAAATACAACAAGATGCTTACTAAACCAAAGCACTTGTTGTCTAATAATGACTTGAAGCTTCAAAAGCCTACGCCTCCGCCTCCATACAAGCCACTAATTATAATTTCTGCTGGGTTTGATGCTTCTGAATACGAGAATCCACAAATGCAAAGACATGGGATCAATGTGCCCACCTCCTTTTATGCCAACTTTACACGTGATGTGGTCAAACTAGCCAAACTACAAACTGGTGGTAAAGTTATATCATTTCTTGAGGGTGGTTATTCTGATGGTGCATTATCCACCGGAATTTTTTCGCATCTCATTGGGTTAAATAATGATGACGACTTGGCTTGGAATCATTCGTGGGGTTCAGAACAGGTTGTCAAGGAGTTGTGTAAAGGATGCAAGAAGAATTGGACCCCGTATAAGCATCCAAAAACAGATATCACAATCTGGGCTAACGAGGTGATCAAGTTGGGCAGATCGATGATGCCTAATGCCATATTACCGGCAAATTACATTTATAGAGATGCATCAAAAGATAATGGTGGAACTGGTGGAGTTGGCGGAGACACAAAGCCAGTGAATAGAATGGTGAAAGGGTTGATGGATGCAAGAGGAAGCATGGGGATTATTGAGAGTCCCAAACTAAAGAGGGAGAAGCAAGAGACTGGTTTTGGTGgaagtggtggtggagtAGATGGAGGGTCGAGTGTAGCAGGAAATGTCAGACATACGAGATCCTACTACAAGCGTGTTGGTGGTTGA